CACCAAATGAGAACACGTATTATTACAGCACCTGTATTTACATCAGAAAATATATTGGGTGCAATTTTGTTTGAACAAACAATGGATCGCTTGATTGATGAGCGTTACACAGCGGATTACTTGTGGGATGTAAAAGGAATATTGCCTTTCCTTAAAATCGACAACGGTCTTGCCGAAGAAGCGGATGGCGTGCAATTAATGAAACCAATTCCAGAATTGGATGCCTTGCTTGAACGTGCTGTTGCACGTCATATTTTCGGAACTAAGATGCGCTCAGTTGTTAAGCGCGCCGACAAAAAGGGAATTGAAAGACTTGTTGACCAACAATTTGAAGTCGCAAAGAAGATTGCCAGTTTTGGATTGGTACCAATCATCGAACCTGAAGTCGATATCACAATTCCTGATAAAGAAGAAGCAGAAGTGCTACTTAAGATTGCAATCTATGAACGTCTTTTGGAATTGGATGAAGATGTGAAGGTAATGTTTAAATTGTCGTTACCAACAGTTGATGATTTCTATCTTGATTTAATGGATGATCGTCACGTTGTTCGTGTTGTTGCATTATCTGGTGGTTATTCTCAAGCAGAAGCCAATGATAAGTTGCGTCAAAATCATGGACTTATCGCTAGTTTCTCACGCGCACTTGTCGAAGGGCTCAGTGACCAACAAACTGAAAAAGAATTCAATCATACATTAGGGAACTCGATCAAACAGATTGCCGAAGCATCAACCATTAAATTCTAAGCGGATGAAAATCCGCTTTTTATGTACCGTGACACAAAAAAGTGACCAATCTTTAGTTTCTGAACCAATTGAATTCCTTTGTAAATGCCGTAACCTTAAATATAGAGGTGATAGAGAATGAAAAAGGTAAATGTAACAAAGAGATTGTACGATGTTGGTGCATTGGCGATTGTTCGTGCAGAAACATTAGAACGTGCTTGCGAAATTGCGGATGGGTGTATCGAAGGTGGTGTACCTGTCATGGAAATGAGTTACACGCTAAACAATGCAGGCGATATTATTGAGGGACTTGTCAAGAAATACGGTGATTCTCTGTGCGTTGGTGCAGGAACTGTTTTGGATTCAGAGACTGCGCGACATGCGATTCTCAAGGGCGCGGAGTTTATCATTGCACCGAACTATTCTGAAGATGTTGCAAAAATTTGCAATCGTTATCAAATTCCTTATGCTCCGGGCTGTACATCACTCACTGAAGCGGTAGAAGCATTGAGTAATGGCGCTGCGTTCATTAAAGCGTTTCCTATCTCGGATTTCTACGGTGCAAATCTTGCGAAGGTATTCAAGACACCAATTCCTGAAATGCCACTTTTGGCGAGTGGTGGAATCACAATTGATAACCTTGGTACATGGATTAACAATGGTGTTGATGTTTGCGGATTTGGTGGATTGTTAACAAAGGGAACATCTCAGGATATTGCTCGCAATGCGTCCTTAATTCGATCGACAATTGATTCGCATCGAAAATAATTATAAAACTTGTATACAAGTTACCCCACATTTGGTTTACTCAGTGTGGGGTATTTTTTTGCAAATAAATGACTTTGTGTTCATGAACCAAAAGTTATTAATTTTTTTGGGTGGAACAGACATACTAATATGAAACCGATTACATTATCATAGAGGTACGGAGGTAGTTATATGAGTATAGTTTTAACAAGAGTTGATTTCAGAATGATCCATGGACAGGTAATCACACGTTGGCTGCCACAACTCCATGTCAATGAAATCGTTGCAGTGGACACAGATTTGAGTAAAGATGACTTTATGCAAGAAGTCTTCAAGATGGCGGCACCTCAAGGTGTTCGTATTCGCATTCTATCTGTAGAAGATGCAGTATTAGCCCAAGGGAATAACGAGTTTGATGCCAATCGTGTCATGGTGTTATTCAAGAATGTCCAAGAATTGGATAAAGCTGTCAAAGCTGGGTTCAAATTGGAAGAAGTACAAATCGGGGGTCTTGGGGGAGGTCCTGGACGTAAAGCTGTGAACAATGCGATTACATTGGATCGTATTGATGCGGATACACTAACTGCGCTTGAGCAAACAGGGATTAACATCTACTTGCAAACAACGCCAGATTATCCGTCGGAAACACTGCAAAAAGCAGTTGCTAAATTATAAAAGGAGGAAATGAATATGGTAATTAGAGCTATATTGGTTGGACTGATTTATTGGATTGCAATGGGTCGCGCACAGTATTTTTTCTCATTCGCGTTTCGTAAGCCTGTTGTTGTCGGGGTATTTATTGGTTTGGTATACGGAGATGTTCAAATGGGACTGCTTTATGGAGCAACCATTCAATTGATGTATATGGGTGGAATTGAAGCAGGGGGAAATATCCCAAGTGATCAAGCACTTGCAGCTTGTATCGCAATCCCAGCGGCAATTGTAAATAATCTCGATCCAGGAACCGCAGTAGCCTTGGCGGTACCTTTCGGAGTTTTGGGAGTCTTGATTAACAACGTACGACGTACAATCAACTCATTTTACAATAAGAAAGCAGATGAGTTTATTGAAACAGAGGCATATGACAAATTATCAACATTCTCATTCTTGTTCCCATGGTTAACAGGTGGAGTTCTCTACTTCACACCTGTATTCGTAGCAACACTCTTTGGTCCAGCAGTTGTTGAGGCATTCATCAATGTCATTCCCGCACAACTGATGACCGGTCTTGCCAATGCAGGGGGTATGTTACCCGCACTCGGATTTGCATTGACACTTGTTGTAATGGGTAAGAAACAATATCTACCGTTCTTTGTTTTAGGATTCTTCGCTTATGCAGTCGCAGGATTCTCAATGTTAACAGGTGCAGTATTCGCACTTTGTATCGCACTCATTGTTTCATTATTCAAACAAAATAATGAAGAAGGAGGTATCGCATGAGTAAAGTAGTTACAGCCATTGAGGAAACGCAAACAATTGTTACAAAGAAAGATTTACTAATTGCTTGGTGGAAATGGTGTCGTGCCGTTGAAGTCCCTGTTAGTTTTGATCGCATGCAAGCTCTTGCGTTTGGGTACTCACTCAATAAGGTACTCCGGAAAATCTACAAAGATGATCCAGAAGAACTTCAAGAAGCAATGCGTCGTCATGTCACAATGTTTAATACTAACTGTGACTGGGGAAGCATTATCCATGGGATTACTATCTCACTTGAAGAACAACGTGCTCTGGGAAACAAGGATATTACCCCGGAAATCATTCAATCATTGAAAATTGGATTAATGGGGCCATTAGCGGGTATTGGTGACAGTGTTGACCAAGGAATTGTTGCGACGATTCCATTGGCAATCTTCGTTCCTATGGCTCTTGAAGGGTCGGTATTAGCAGCGTTTATTCCCGGAATCATCTACCTGGCGTGGTCGTATGGATTCTCATGGTTCTTATTCCAAAAAGGGTATAAATTAGGTAAGAACTCAGTGCTTGAGATTCTACATTCTGGAAAAATTAAGAAAGTCATCGATGTCGCAAGTATTGTTGGACTCTTTATGATTGGGTGTTTATCGGCCTCATTTGTTAAAGTATCTACAATTCTAACGTTCACAAGTTCAACGTCAACAGTAGCACTTCAAGATATATTGGATGGTATTTTACCACGTCTCTTGCCATTTGCAGTTGTTATGGGGATGTATCTTTACATCACAAAACGCGGACCAAAATACTTGCGTTTAATTGGATATACGATGATTATTGCGATTGCACTCACATTCTTAGGCGTCATTTAGAGCCATCTCGGTGCGTCAGAAAATTTGGCGCATCGACCAATTGTGAAAAGGAGTAAAAATGAAAGTATTAATAACACCAAGAGGGTTTCATAAAGTTGGTCAAACCTATGTGAAACTCATGGAAGACCATGGATTGACCGTTCACTACAACGATACAGGTCTAGCCTATACACATGAAGAATTTATTGCACTCGCACATGATGCGGATGCTATCATTGTTGGCGTTGATCGTATGGATCGAGAAATGATGTCCCAATGTCCCAATTTACGCGTTATATGCAAATTTGGAGTGGGTACTGACAACATTGATCTTGATTACGCTCGAGAAAGTGGCATACATGTGGGACGCACTGTTGGTTCAAACTCGCGCTCTGTTGCCGAACATGTAATGGCACTGATGTTTGCTGAATCAAAAAATATATATCCTGTTGTTCGTGATGTAAAAGCGCACAAATGGGAAAAACCAACCGGGTACGAATTAGCCCAAAAGACACTGGGTATTGTGGGTTTTGGTGCCATTGGAAAGCACTTAGCGACAATCGCGAATGGTATTGGTATGAATGTAGTTGCATATGATGCATTTGACATTCCCAATGAAACGGCAACATCATATCAAACGTCAGTTGTGTCATTTGATACACTAATTGCAACGAGTGATTATATTTCGCTTCATGTTCCACTGACAGATGAAACTGCAAATATGTTCTCAGAGAAAACTTTCAATCAAATGAAGAATACAGCTAGTATCATTAATGCTGCACGTGGTGGAATTGTTGATGAAGACGCTTTGTATAGGGCACTTGTTAATCGCGATATTCGCGCTGCGTGTTTCGATGTATTCTCAATTGAACCACCATCGCACGATGAAAAACTTTTAGAATTGGATAATTTCTTGTTAACCCCACATACTGCTTCAAGAACTGTTGAGTCAGAGCTGCGAACATGTGAAATGTCCTCGCAGATTGTTATGGAGCATCTTGGTGTAGAGGTGAAGCATGGATAAAATGCTCACTGACTTCTCAAGCACTCTACGTCATGAAATCAATGCAAATATTGACCGTCTAAACTTTGAAGCGATAACTCAAGCAGCAGACTTAATTATTCAACAAGAATCTAAAGGCAATCGTGTCCACGTAACAGGAGTTGGGAAACCTGGCCATGTTGCAGGATACATTGCCTCACTGCTATCGAGCACCGGAACAAGCGCATACGAGTTGAATGCAACAGAAGCAGTTCATGGATCCAGTGGACAGGTAAAGCCAGGTGATGTTGTTATTGCCATCTCAAACAGTGGAGAAACAGTTGAACTTAAGGCAACTGTCGAAACATTGAAACGAAATGGTTCATATATTATCAGTTGTACGCAGAACAAAGAATCGTGGCTGGGACGTCAAAGTGATGTCTGTCTTGAGGCTTTTGTGAGTCAAGAAGGAGACACATTAAACAAACCGCCGCGAGCATCCATTGTTTCGGAGATTATTGTGTTGCAATGCTTATCTGTAGTTCTACAAGATGCAAAGAATTTAAACTCCCAAGAATATCTGAAATGGCATCCTGGCGGTAGTCTGGGTGCAAGTATAAGGCATGAAAATGAGAAAGAGGATTGCGAATGAAAACCCTAAATATTGTGATAGGAACACATGGACGATTTGGCGAAGAACTTGTTCGATCCGCTGAAATGATTGTAGGAAAAATGGACAATGTTAATACAGTATCCTTAGATCCCGAAACCTCTTTTGAAACTTATATGCAAGAAGCAGATGCATTACTCTCCACCCTCGTCGGTCCCATCATCACACTTGTGGATCTGTTCGGAGGAACTCCAAGCAATGTATTCACGGTATTAAGTAAGAAACATGGAAATGCTGTTATCACGGGATTGAATCTTCCCATGTTAGTGGATCTCTATCTAAGCACGAACCATGCAGACGCAATCGATGTTTCGATATCTGCACAACGCTGCTTGGATGCGCTAAGTGAAAGTGGCACATGGACAAACCAAAAACTTGATTAATCAGTGTATGAAGACTCAGTCGTTATTGATGCCTGTGGTATGATAAAGGCAAGAATATTGGCTGTTGAAGGGATTGAAACGTATGAATTCAAAACACGTCATGGATTATAGTGTAAGTCATGTATCGGTGGATACAATTTTTGTTGAATTTATAAATGTAGTGCAGGAAAATAATAAATATATTATTGGTCTCCTCGATACAAACGATACAATTGTTGCCTGCAGTTCGGAAGGATACATTGGCAAGTCTCGCCGTACAATTCCCGACACCCAACAAAATTGTGTATTTGAAATTACCGTTCACGATCAGACCTTTGGTTCGTTATGGGTCAATGGCGAAGAAAGTCTCAAAATGATGAGTAGCCTACTTTTGGAGTCACTTACAACACGAATCATGTATGAAATGAACGAACAACGCCTTCAACAAAAAATTACAAAAGATGATGAACTCATTGAAATCTTACTAAAAAAAGATGCTTTTGATCGAAAAAGAGTCATCGAACTGAGCGAAGAACTTGAGATTGATCAAGATAAAACACGCATTGCAATTCTTGTTACGCATGAAACAGGATTCGACCGCAACGAAGTTGTTCGACTCAAACTAAAAGAAGACAGCAAAGAATTGATCTATTCTCTCATTGATGCAAAGACGCTGCTCCTTTTTAAAGATGTGCCCGAAACACTATCAAATGATAAACTTAAAAAACATGTATTAAAGTATATCAATGGACTGCAGAATTGGGGGCTGAGTGACAGTAGCTACAGTATTGGGTCAATGCAAAACAAGCTCATTAACTACAAAGAGAGCTATCAAAATTGCGTATGGTTATACCAACACAAGCGAAGTCAAGCTACGATTACCTTCTTCATGGACTATTTGTCTGAGTACTATGTAAAACAAGTTCCCATTGACAGCATTCGAAATTACTTTGACTATTATGTGGATCGTGCGAAAGGTCTGGATGCAGAAGAATTAATTGAAATCACCGAAAGACTATTTCAAAATAGCTTTAACATCACCCAGACTGCCGATGACCTTTATATCCATAAGAACACGCTCATATACAAACTAAAACGATACGAAACAATTTTTGATATCGATGTGAGGGGAAGTTTTGAAGGGAAGGTTTTCCTGATGCTTATCATCGAAGCACTCAAGGAACACCAACAACAAAAACAAGTAGGTGAAATTATATGAGCACAAAAGTGAAACTTGCAAGAATAGACAAACGGCTGCTCCATGCAACGGTTGCGGTTAATTGGGCTCCCTTTGTAAACGCAAACTATGCAATTGTCGTCGATCCCAAATATGTTGGTGATCCATTTATTGAAAATGTTATGCAGCTTTGTCTGCCGAAGTCGATGAAAGTGAAAATATTTAATGTAGACCAACTTTTAGGATTTGTGAATGAACACACCTATGAAACCCGCAATGTTATGTTGATTTTTAAAGACCTTGCGACTGCACTCGAAGCAATTAAAGCTGGTCTTGTTCTTAAAGAAATTCAACTACCCTATCCAGCAAGCCGAATGATGATCAAGCGACTCCCTGATTATTTTAATGAAAATGAAATTGAAACAATTAGAGCAATACAAACTCAAGAAACGCGTTTATATTTTCAAACGGCTCCATTGGATACGAAAGAGTACAGTATATTTACAAAAAAATAAGGAGTATAGAGAATGTTTGAAGGAATAATAACACCCATCGTTACCCCCTTTAATCGGGATAACGAACAATCTATTAATTATGAAGCTCTTGAACCATTGTTGGAACACTTAATTGCCAAGGGCGTTGATGGTATTTTTGTATTAGGAAGTAATGGAGAGTTTCATGTGATGGACGAGATGGAGAAGATTGTTTTCTCAAAGCGCGTCATAGAAATTGTCGCCAAACGTGTACCAGTTTATATTGGAACTGGAAGCTGTTCAACACTTGAAACAATTCGACTTTCAAAAAAAATGGAAGCAATGGGCGCAGACGCTTTATCCGTCATTACGCCATATTTTCTCACGCCAACTGACGAGGAAATTTATCAGTACTTTGAAGATGTTGCAAAAAGTGTACGCATCCCCATTATCTTATACAATATCCCTAAAGCAACTGGATGTAATATATCTAAAGCGGTCGTTAAACGACTTGCAAAGATAGACAATATCAAAGGTATCAAAGACAGCAGTGGTGACATTCAAAATTTGAAAGATTATATTGAGGCAACCAAAGGAACAGATATGAATGT
The window above is part of the Erysipelothrix sp. HDW6C genome. Proteins encoded here:
- a CDS encoding PTS system mannose/fructose/sorbose family transporter subunit IID, encoding MSKVVTAIEETQTIVTKKDLLIAWWKWCRAVEVPVSFDRMQALAFGYSLNKVLRKIYKDDPEELQEAMRRHVTMFNTNCDWGSIIHGITISLEEQRALGNKDITPEIIQSLKIGLMGPLAGIGDSVDQGIVATIPLAIFVPMALEGSVLAAFIPGIIYLAWSYGFSWFLFQKGYKLGKNSVLEILHSGKIKKVIDVASIVGLFMIGCLSASFVKVSTILTFTSSTSTVALQDILDGILPRLLPFAVVMGMYLYITKRGPKYLRLIGYTMIIAIALTFLGVI
- a CDS encoding phosphoglycerate dehydrogenase translates to MKVLITPRGFHKVGQTYVKLMEDHGLTVHYNDTGLAYTHEEFIALAHDADAIIVGVDRMDREMMSQCPNLRVICKFGVGTDNIDLDYARESGIHVGRTVGSNSRSVAEHVMALMFAESKNIYPVVRDVKAHKWEKPTGYELAQKTLGIVGFGAIGKHLATIANGIGMNVVAYDAFDIPNETATSYQTSVVSFDTLIATSDYISLHVPLTDETANMFSEKTFNQMKNTASIINAARGGIVDEDALYRALVNRDIRAACFDVFSIEPPSHDEKLLELDNFLLTPHTASRTVESELRTCEMSSQIVMEHLGVEVKHG
- a CDS encoding ketohydroxyglutarate aldolase; this encodes MKKVNVTKRLYDVGALAIVRAETLERACEIADGCIEGGVPVMEMSYTLNNAGDIIEGLVKKYGDSLCVGAGTVLDSETARHAILKGAEFIIAPNYSEDVAKICNRYQIPYAPGCTSLTEAVEALSNGAAFIKAFPISDFYGANLAKVFKTPIPEMPLLASGGITIDNLGTWINNGVDVCGFGGLLTKGTSQDIARNASLIRSTIDSHRK
- a CDS encoding fructose bisphosphate aldolase is translated as MDTKKLEIMKNGKGFIAALDQSGGSTPKALKAYGIDETAYHNDEEMFYLVHQMRTRIITAPVFTSENILGAILFEQTMDRLIDERYTADYLWDVKGILPFLKIDNGLAEEADGVQLMKPIPELDALLERAVARHIFGTKMRSVVKRADKKGIERLVDQQFEVAKKIASFGLVPIIEPEVDITIPDKEEAEVLLKIAIYERLLELDEDVKVMFKLSLPTVDDFYLDLMDDRHVVRVVALSGGYSQAEANDKLRQNHGLIASFSRALVEGLSDQQTEKEFNHTLGNSIKQIAEASTIKF
- a CDS encoding PTS sugar transporter subunit IIB, with amino-acid sequence MSIVLTRVDFRMIHGQVITRWLPQLHVNEIVAVDTDLSKDDFMQEVFKMAAPQGVRIRILSVEDAVLAQGNNEFDANRVMVLFKNVQELDKAVKAGFKLEEVQIGGLGGGPGRKAVNNAITLDRIDADTLTALEQTGINIYLQTTPDYPSETLQKAVAKL
- the dapA gene encoding 4-hydroxy-tetrahydrodipicolinate synthase, coding for MFEGIITPIVTPFNRDNEQSINYEALEPLLEHLIAKGVDGIFVLGSNGEFHVMDEMEKIVFSKRVIEIVAKRVPVYIGTGSCSTLETIRLSKKMEAMGADALSVITPYFLTPTDEEIYQYFEDVAKSVRIPIILYNIPKATGCNISKAVVKRLAKIDNIKGIKDSSGDIQNLKDYIEATKGTDMNVLVGSDSKISEGYQLGAHGAIAGTSNVITEVIVNLNKALKDGNHDEAQRYQKDIDVLRGVLKYGTVPSIMKRAVELAGIAPVGPARLPVQETTSDVDLKIREMLSYYNL
- a CDS encoding SIS domain-containing protein, encoding MDKMLTDFSSTLRHEINANIDRLNFEAITQAADLIIQQESKGNRVHVTGVGKPGHVAGYIASLLSSTGTSAYELNATEAVHGSSGQVKPGDVVIAISNSGETVELKATVETLKRNGSYIISCTQNKESWLGRQSDVCLEAFVSQEGDTLNKPPRASIVSEIIVLQCLSVVLQDAKNLNSQEYLKWHPGGSLGASIRHENEKEDCE
- a CDS encoding PTS sugar transporter subunit IIA, whose translation is MKTLNIVIGTHGRFGEELVRSAEMIVGKMDNVNTVSLDPETSFETYMQEADALLSTLVGPIITLVDLFGGTPSNVFTVLSKKHGNAVITGLNLPMLVDLYLSTNHADAIDVSISAQRCLDALSESGTWTNQKLD
- a CDS encoding CdaR family transcriptional regulator, with product MNSKHVMDYSVSHVSVDTIFVEFINVVQENNKYIIGLLDTNDTIVACSSEGYIGKSRRTIPDTQQNCVFEITVHDQTFGSLWVNGEESLKMMSSLLLESLTTRIMYEMNEQRLQQKITKDDELIEILLKKDAFDRKRVIELSEELEIDQDKTRIAILVTHETGFDRNEVVRLKLKEDSKELIYSLIDAKTLLLFKDVPETLSNDKLKKHVLKYINGLQNWGLSDSSYSIGSMQNKLINYKESYQNCVWLYQHKRSQATITFFMDYLSEYYVKQVPIDSIRNYFDYYVDRAKGLDAEELIEITERLFQNSFNITQTADDLYIHKNTLIYKLKRYETIFDIDVRGSFEGKVFLMLIIEALKEHQQQKQVGEII
- a CDS encoding PTS sugar transporter subunit IIB; translated protein: MSTKVKLARIDKRLLHATVAVNWAPFVNANYAIVVDPKYVGDPFIENVMQLCLPKSMKVKIFNVDQLLGFVNEHTYETRNVMLIFKDLATALEAIKAGLVLKEIQLPYPASRMMIKRLPDYFNENEIETIRAIQTQETRLYFQTAPLDTKEYSIFTKK
- a CDS encoding PTS sugar transporter subunit IIC — translated: MVIRAILVGLIYWIAMGRAQYFFSFAFRKPVVVGVFIGLVYGDVQMGLLYGATIQLMYMGGIEAGGNIPSDQALAACIAIPAAIVNNLDPGTAVALAVPFGVLGVLINNVRRTINSFYNKKADEFIETEAYDKLSTFSFLFPWLTGGVLYFTPVFVATLFGPAVVEAFINVIPAQLMTGLANAGGMLPALGFALTLVVMGKKQYLPFFVLGFFAYAVAGFSMLTGAVFALCIALIVSLFKQNNEEGGIA